Genomic DNA from Parambassis ranga chromosome 10, fParRan2.1, whole genome shotgun sequence:
ttgaactacatgatgtcacaggtgtgtttttgtttctttgtcttcagGTGATTGTTGAACGTTACGTCCGTGAAAAGACTCTCCCCCTGTTGGACAAAACAAAGTTTCTGGTTCCCTTTGAGCTCACTTTGGGTCagttcctctgcctcctcaggtacagcaacaaaaaacttgtactcacacacaaacagacacacacagacacacacctttgtCTCTGACTCGcagcctttttcttctttcacaagCTGTTAGATTTGTCATTCCGCCCCTTCAcatcctctctttctttgtcctcTCAACTCAGGAATAAGATCGCTTTGGACTCCACCCAGGCCCTGTTCCTCCTGGTAGCAGAGAGGAGTATGTCCTCTATGTCCTCCAGCATGGGCGAGGTGTACTCTCGCTACAGAGACCCCGATGGCTTCCTCTACATCACCTATGCCTCACAGGAGATGTTTGGAGCTCCTCTGCCAGCAGCCACGCCACCTTGCTGAGCTACAAcaagatattttattttaaatgaactgAACAGTCAGAGTTGAGGGGAAAATTGACAAACTGAGCCACTAGTCCCTGTTTTTGTGGCCCCAAACTACACAGCTGCCTACCTCGACCCCTCACCTCACAGCTGGCTAACACCAGACAAGGATGGACCGGTCTCACGCTGATGAAGGTTTTAGTTTGGATTGATTGGTTTAGGCCTGTTTTTGTTAAGGTAACCTTGTTTACGGAAGCACATTTTGTCTGTTTACAACTCAGAAAATGTTATTTCTTCTTTGGGTTCatacaaaaaacacagttttaacaTGACGGCAGTACAACCTGTGTAGTGGAGCTACAACAGCCTTCTccgaccaa
This window encodes:
- the map1lc3cl gene encoding microtubule-associated proteins 1A/1B light chain 3C, which codes for MAPFEKSMEMMPFKQRKCLATRKDEVCSIRSKFPNKLPVIVERYVREKTLPLLDKTKFLVPFELTLGQFLCLLRNKIALDSTQALFLLVAERSMSSMSSSMGEVYSRYRDPDGFLYITYASQEMFGAPLPAATPPC